GTTGTTATGCTGACAGGAACGGATTGGAATGGCGCGACAGAAGTACTCTCAGGAATTCAAAGTTTCTTAGATCAAGAACCTTTTGATAACGTTGTCACCTACCCAGAAGATGGCGCTGATGCCAAAGCACTTTTGCACAGACTACGTGATTTAGTGGAAACAAACTGCAATATTAAAACTGATCTTTTAAAGTAGGCTTTTTCAAGCCTACTTCCTACTCATTTCGAAGGGTATCTAAAACGTTAATTTGCGTCGCTTTATAGGCAGGATAATACGAAGAGAGTGCGACAATCACACTGGTTCCAACCACCGTTAAAATAAAATCCAACAAAGAGAGATCCAAAGGCAACCGTGCTGTGCCATAGACATCCGCAGGCAGAGAGATAATGTCAAAGGAACCTAAAACAAAGAGGGCTAAAGAGCCTAAAAGAATACCAAACACCATTCCCCCTCCCCCAATGACTAAACCAAGGTAGAAGAAGGTGTTTTTGATCTCTTTCTTGTACGCACCAAGGGAGAGTAAAAGAGCGATCTCTTTACGCCTGTTCATCACCGTCATCAAAAGAGAACTGATGATGTTTAAGGATGCGATCAAAATAATCAGCATTAACACAATAAAAAGTGCGCGCTTTTCAAGGGCAAGGGCTGCAAAAAAGTTACCATTCATCTGCCACCAACCGACAATACCTAAATCATCAGGAAGCACTTTACGGATTTTTTCAATGTCTACTAAAGGATTATCCGAATAGATATGAACACCATCAAAATGTCCCTCATCGTACTGCATCACTTGCGCCAAGGATTCCAGCGTAGTGTACATGTAAGCTTTATCATACGCCATCAACCCTGAACGAAAAGAGCCTTGATAGTTAAAGCGTTTCATCTTCGGAATGAGGCTCATGCCACCTGGATCGTTTTTTGTGAAAATAAGTGTTGCTTTTTCGTCAGGTGAAAATTGGTGGGTTTTAGCGATCTCACTGCCCGTAATGAGGTCGTATTTATCCAGTGTTTTACCCTGAATCGCCTCAGCCACAATGGCATTGATCTTCGCTTCTTGCTCAAAATGGACGCCAAAGAGCATTCCACCTTCTAAGCGATTGCCTTTTTTAATAATCACTTGCGTCGAAATATAGGGGCTAAAAAGAAGTTTGGGAAATTGCTCTTTGAGCGTATTGAGTTGCGCTTGATCCAGAGGTGAAAAACTACGCGAATAGATAGAGAGTGGATAATTCATCGTAAAGAGTTTCTTTTCAAACTCCTTATCAAATCCATTCATAATCGCCATGGCAACCATCAAAACAGTCAGTCCAATCGCCACACCAAAAAATGCTAAAAGCGAAATAACGGTAATAAAAGGTTGTGACTTGTCAAATCGTAAATACTTTTTGACAAGATAAAAACTCAGATTTTTTTGCACCCTATTCCCTTACGCTAAAAGCCCTTTTTTAGGACCACTCTTGCCACAACACTGTTTATACTTTTTACCACTTCCGCAAGGACATGGCTCATTACGCGCTGCTTTTTTATCTTTTTCATCTTCTTCATCGGCATAAGGACTTTGATGTTGAAGCGTTGCATTGGCATTGGCCGCTTCCATTCTTCGAATCATCTCTTCCATCGCACGCTTCTCTTCTTCTTCTTTGTTGTCACGCAGTTGAACAATATGCAGTGTTCTAAAGCTCTCAAATTTGATCTGCTCTACCAGTTCGATGAAGAGGTTATAGCTCTCTTTCTTGTACTCGGTTAGTGGATCTTTTTGGTTATACCCACGAAGACCGATGCCTGTTTTTAAGATGTCCATCTGATACAAATGGGCTCTCCACGCATTATCAAGCACTTGAAGGTATAAAATACGTTCAATCTCTTGGCGTTGTGTTGCATCCACCACAGACATTTTTGCATCAAAAATTTTCTCTAATGACTCTAGAATAAACGTACGCAATGCGTCAAAATCTAACCCTTCTAAAACACTGTGCTCAAAGGTTTCATTAAGGTCATCTTGAAGAACCGAAATCAAGCGTTCTATGTTGTATTCACTCTGCGCAATGCCTTCGTAAATCTCTGCTTTAAAGAGCAAATTGGTCACAAATTCAAAACGAATCTCTTTAATTTTAGTGTCAATATCGAACGTTGGGTTGAGAAGTTCATTTCTAAAGTTGTAAATCGTTTTACGTTGCTTATTGGCAACATCGTCGTATTCAAGGAGGTGTTTACGAGACTCAAAGTGAAGTGCTTCCACTTTCTTCTGTGCATTTTCAACGGCGCGCGTCACCATTTTAGACTCGATGTGTTCACCCTCTTCAATGCCTAAACGCTCCATAATCGCTTTGATACGATCGCTTCCAAAAATCCGTAACAGATTGTCTTCCAAACTTAAATAAAAGCGGCTTTTGCCGTTATCGCCTTGACGACCTGAACGTCCACGGAGCTGATTGTCGATACGACGACTTTCATGACGCTCTGTACCAATGATATAAAGACCTCCAAGGGCTTTAATTTCATCGTCAAGCTTAATGTCGACACCACGACCTGCCATATTGGTTGCAATCGTTACAGCGCCTTTGACACCTGCATCTTTAATAATTTGTGCCTCTTTTTCATGGTTCTTCGCATTTAAAACCGAATGTGGCACTTTTTCTTTTTTCAAAAGAGCATGCAGTAGCTCACTTTTCTCAATCGAAGCGGTACCGACAAGAACCGGCTGCCCTTTTTCATGGCACACTTTGATGTCTTTGATAACGGCTTCAAACTTCTCACGCTCTGTTTTATAGATAAGATCGTTTTTATCTTCTCTACGCATTGGCACATTGGTAGGAATCGAGATAACTTCAAGATTATAAATCTGCGCAAACTCCGTTGCTTCGGTTTGAGCCGTTCCAGTCATACCTGCTAGTTTTTTATACAGTCTAAAGTAGTTTTGAAAGGTGATGTCAGCTAAGGTTTGTGACTCTTCTTTGATCATAACACCCTCTTTTGCCTCTAAGGCTTGGTGCAGTCCTTCAGAAAAACGTCTTCCTTCACTTAAACGACCTGTAAACTCATCAACGATGATGATTTCACCTTCGCGAACCACATAATCCACATCGGCTGTAAAAAGGTAACGTGCTTTGAGCGCTTGATCGAGATGATGGGAAAGTACCGCATTATCAAGGCTGTAGAGGTTATCGACACCGAAAAGTTTTTCAGCATTGCTAATACCATCTTCCGTCATTAAAACCGTTCTGTTTTTTTCATCAATCGCAAAATCAGTCTCTTTGGTCAGCTGTTTAGCAACGCCATCAGCAATTTTATACCCATCAAGTGTACGATTTGCAGGACCTGAAATAATCAAAGGAGTACGCGCTTCATCGATTAAAATAGAGTCCACTTCATCGACGATAACAAAGTTATGGGAACGTTGAACTTTTTCATCCAAAGAGTAGCGCATATTATCGCGCAAGTAGTCAAAACCAAACTCATTGTTGGTTCCATACGTAATATCACTATCGTACTGCGCTTTACGTTTGGCATCGTTTTCAAGGTCATTGGTCACAACACCCACACTCAGACCTAAGAAGTTATAGATACGTGCCATATCCGCCGCATCTCTTTTAGCAAGATAATCATTGACGGTAACAACATGCACACCCTCACCCGACATGGCATTTAAGACAACCGGAAGTGTTGCCACAAGAGTTTTTCCTTCACCGGTTTTCATTTCAGCGATGTCGCCACCGTGTAACACCAAACCACCGACCATTTGGACATCAAAATGGCGCATTCCTGTCGTTCGTTTGCTCGCTTCACGGGTCATTGCAAACACATCATTTAAAATAGCATCTAAGGTTACTGTTCCTGCTTTGACATTGACTCTTAAAGCATTAAAGGCTTCTAACAAGGCTTCATCACTCATCTTTTCATATGTTGGCTCTAAGGCATTGATCTTTTTTACGCGTACTTGGTGCTCTTTAATAACGCGATCATTTTTAGTGCCGAAAATTTTACGAACAATATTACTCAACATCATGTGATTTCACCTCTATTTTCTTTACTTTTGTAGCATAAGTTTCTCTTAAAACTTGGGATTTTATCATACTTTTACTATCTATTTGATAAAACTCCATATCTTATTTATCATCTCAAGGAGTCTTTATGCGTTTTTTTGGAATGTTTCTCTTTTTAACCACACTCCTTTTTGCTAAAATCGAGCACTTTAAAACGATTCAAAGTGATTTTACTCAAAAAGTAACGAACGATCAGAATAAAACCATTGTGTATGAGGGGACTTTTTACGCAACCAACGACAAAAAAGCACTGTGGATTTATGAAAAACCTGTCTCTAAAAAGATCTATTTTAATAACACACGCGTTTTAATTATTGAGCCGGAGTTAGAGCAAGTGATTATTACAACGCTTGAAAATACGCCAAATATTGCCCAATTGTTGCAAGAGGCAAAAGAGGTTACACCAAACAGGTACATTACCCACTATCAAGAAACAACGTACACCATTCATACGCAAAAAGAGCAGATTGAAAAAGTTTCTTACCGTGATAAACTCGATAATGCTGTCGAAATTCTCTTCACCAACCAATCCACCAATCTCTTTTTAGATGAGGAACTTTTTCGTGCAGAAATCCCAAGAGGCTACGATATTGTCCGTGAATAATCTTTACATGTAAAGATTTTCTGGCGGTGTTGGCTTTCCAAAGAAATACCCTTGGAAATAGTGACACCCCATGGCTTTGAGTCTTTCAAACTGCTCTTCGCTCTCAACACCTTCAGCGATCACTTCCATATTGAAATTTTTACCAATAGAGATGATCGTCTCTACAATCAAAGCATCACTGCGATCGGTGAGAAAATCCCGAATAAACGATTGATCAATTTTAAGCTCATCCACATTCAGATGCTTCAAATACTGCAAACTCGAATACCCTGTTCCAAAATCGTCCACAGAGAGGGAGACACCTAAGGTTTTGAGTGCTTCTATCTTCACAAGCGCTTTAGCACTATCCCCAATCAAAAGGCTCTCCGTAAGTTCCAAACGAATCAACGAAGGCTCAATCGCTGTCTCGTTTAATACGCTCTCCACCACGTGGACAAAATCTTCGCGCTCAAACTGCTTGGTGCTGACATTGATGGAGACGCGCCATTGTGACTTTTGGGCATCTTTTTCCCAGCGTTTCACTTGCATCATCGCTTCGCGTAAAATCCACTGCCCTAGGGGTACAATCAGACCTGATTCTTCACATAAGGGAATAAACTGCCCAGGAGGAATCAGCTCTCCTGTAGCTTTTTTCAAACGAATCAGTGCCTCAACGCCGATAACATGCGCGTTTTGGTCAACTTGAGGTTGATAATAGAGTAAAAACTGTTTCGAATCAATTGCGTCTCTGAGTTGTTGGAGCATAGAAGATTTTTCTTCCATGACTTTTTGGATGTAAGGATCAAAAAAGCGAATCGTGTTACGTCCATCACTTTTAGCCGTATACATCGCACTATCGGCGTGACTCAGTAACTCCTCAGCACTCTCGTTCCCATCAAAAAGCCCAATGCCAATACTCACTGTCATATAAAAAGGATGCCCATCAATGATAAAAGGCTCTTTGGTCGCCAACAAAATTTGCAACGCAATTGCTTCGGCTCTCTTAGCGGCTTCTTCAAGGACATTGCCTAGATTGGGAAGGAGTAGCGCAAACTCATCACCTCCAAAGCGTGCAATACTATTGTTCTCCTTCGTATAAGACTCCAACCTCTGCGCCATCATCACCAAGAGTTTATCGCCTGTTTCATGACCTTTGAGATCATTGATGGATTTAAAATTATCCAAATCCATAAAAAGAAGCGCCCCAAAAAGGACGTTCAGTTTATTTGTAGCAATACAAAGCCTCATTTGCTCGATTAAGAGAGCTTTATTGGCAAGATGCGTCAGCGAATCATAATACGAGAGTTTTAAAATGCTCTCTTTTTGCATAAAGGAATTAATAGCAAACCCAATATCACCGGCTAACTCCTCGATCATAGAGCGCTCTTCGGAACTAAATCCTTCTGGAATGGTGGTGCAAATGCTCAAAACCCCTAACGCCGTAAGGGTAAATCGATCGCTTTTCAGTGCCGTAACATAGGCTTCACTCACGTGATGACGCCGCATGGTTTCTTGGCAGCTTTCAGGGACATCTTCACTCGCTCTGGTGATGATACGAAATCCACCATTGCTAAAAACAGCCTCTTCCATGGCATTGATCTCATGCTCTTCATCAAAGCCTCGTGACTCTTTTACATGTAAAGCACCGTTCTCATACAACGCGATTTTAACATGGGCAAAAGAGTCATTGGCAAAAAGGCACAACGCTGTTTCATAAAGTAACTCTTCGAGTGTTTGAGTGGTAATAAGAATTTGGTTACTATCGGCAACCGTGCGTAACACAGAATAGAGATGTTTCTGATGAACGTACGCTTTTTCAAGTTCAGCGCTTTTTTGAACCAATGTTTTGGTACGCTCAATGACCAATCCTTCAAGCTCTTTTTTCTGTTCAACATCGCGCTTGGTAAGCTCTTGAATTGCAATATACATCAAAACAAGCAAGAAAAACATGACCAAGGAGCTAAAAAGTACCTCTTTCCAAAAAAAGGAGAATACTTCATCAAAGAGAATGTTTTTAGGAATTTTTATACTCGTAAGACCTCTTACTTCATTCAATTTATACCCATACGCATTTTCATAGCGATTGGCAATATAAGGCAATACTTCGCTCTTCTGTCCATGACACACCAAACAATACGCTTGAATCCGAAGAGGTGATGCAAAAAAGAAAAACTCTTTATCGCCCTCTTTAATCAGCGCTATACTCTCGTTTTTATCGGAATTTTGATTGAAATAAGTGATGGCGTTTGTCTCAAGGGCGTCTGCTTGATTGATCGGATTGCGCGGGCGATCTGAAACATTGTTTATACGAATGCCTTGCGTCGAGCGTTTCAAAAACTCCTCACTGATATGAGAAGAGGCATGGGCAGGTAGAAATCCAATCGTAGAATCGTTAAGATCAATCCCACTTTCTAAAAATTGTTGATGGTACACATAACGCATAGATGTAAAGTAGTCTTGAAGGGTTTTTGCTTTGGAATACGCACGCATCTGCGCTAAATTTTCAGCTTGATGATAGAGAAAAAAGACGATAAGCGTATTGGCACATAAGACACAAAAAGCAATAATCCAAAAAAGACGTTTGCTAAGATTGAGCTGTCTCATGCAAATCCCCCTATTGCTCCATTACAACACTTTCTTAGATTGTAATATCTCTTAACTTAAAGTGTCTTGTATCTTTTGAGGCATACTGCGTAAGTAAAAATATCCTACGATTCCTGAGAGAAACGAGCCTAATAAAATGGCTAATTTATCAGAATAATGGAACAAATCCGTATCATTGTAAGCTAAGGAGTTGACAAAAAGGCTCATCGTAAAACCAATGCCTGTGAGAATGGCTACGCCATAGAGCTGCTTAAAATTGCTGCCTGTAGGTAAAGAGGCGAGACCGAGCTTAATAGCAAGAAAACTAAAGCCAAAAACACCCACTTGCTTACCCAAAAAAAGCCCTAAAATAACGCCCAAAGAGACATCAGAAGCAATGGCGGAAGGGGCAAGATCTTTAAGATCCACACCCGCATTTACAAAAGCAAAAAGGGGCAAAATAAAGAAAGCTACCCAGTAATGCAGGTCATGTTCCATCTCTTTCAGCATTGAGAAATGCTCACCTTTTCGCGTTGTCGAATACAGAGGAATACAAAATGCCAACACAACGCCTGCTATGGTGGCATGAACTCCTGATTTTAAAACGCTAATCCACAGCACAATACCCACTAAAATATAGGCGGCTTTTTTGATGACTTTTAACTGATTCATCCCCACTAAAATGACAATGGAACCTAAAGCAATGCTAATCGATACGAATGATAAATCACTGGTATAAAAGAGCGCAATAATCACAATCGCACCTAAATCATCAATAATCGCAAGTGCCATTAAAAAGATTTTCAAAGAGACAGGAACACGGTTTCCTAGTAAAGAGAGAATACCCAAAGCAAACGCAATATCGGTTGCTGTTGGAATCGCCCACCCATTCATAGAAAATGCATCGGTGTGATTAAAAAATGTAAAAACAAGCGCAGGCACGATCATGCCGCCCAGTGCTGCAATGGCTGGCAAGGCTATCTGGCTTTTAGATGAAAGTTCACCTTCTAAGACTTCGCGTTTGACTTCAAGACCTATTAGGAAAAAGAAAATCGCCATTAAACCATCATTCACCCATAAAAGCAGTGGCTTAGCAATGCCAAATGTTCCGATACTGATATGCACAGGCGTATGAAGAAAATGGGTATAGGCGTCGGTTAAAAAACTATTTTGAAGAAGCAGCGCTAAAAGTGTTACCGCAATGAGAAGAATGCCAGAAGAGGACTCTTTTTTAATAAACTCTTCTATCGTTGAAAACATAATGACCCCTTTGTGTTGCTCTTTTTATCGTAGCATACAGAGGTAAACAGTTTATAAATACCCTTATTTCCCAAGGCAAAAATTGCTAAACATCTTCTCTAAAATCTCATCACGATCAAACGCTGTGGTGATCGAAGAGATGTGCTGGATCGCTGCATTGATGTGAAAAGCAAAGAGTTCTAACTCGCCCTCACCTAAAAGAGTGTAGGAACTTTGCACGTTTTCATGCGTATTTTTAACGGCATCAATTTGACGAGTAGAGGTCAGCATCAGGCTGTCTTCAACCGTTGTTTGATCTAAGATTGTTTGTAATTTTTGGGTCAGTTCGTAGCTATCATTTTGACACGAAAGGGCTATGAAATCTCCGTTTAAATGGCTGGTTTCAAAGTGATTGGGAAGATCAATTTTATTCAAAACCATCACAATCTGTTTTGAAGCACTGTAGGTTTGAAGCAATGCGAGCATTGTTTCATCTTCATGATCATAGGGCGTACTGTTATCAAACAGTGCGATCACGATTTCGGCCTCTTCAATCGCTGCGATGGAACGTTCAATGCCAATCTTCTCAATCGTATCGTGTGCTTGTCTGATGCCCGCTGTATCGACAATGCGCACCAAATGTGACCCTATACGAAGCTCTTCTTCAATTGTATCGCGTGTCGTTCCAGCAATGTCACTGATGATCGCTCTATCGTAACTCAGAAGCGTGTTTAAAAGCGAACTTTTACCGACATTAGGCTTACCCACAATCGCGATTTTAAAGCCTTGCATCAAGCCTTGACGTCTTTGACTGCTCTCATAGGTTTTGAAAAGCTCTTTAGCTAATGTATCTAATTTAACTTTGATTTTCTCGATCATATCTAAGGGCAAATCTTCTTCCGCATAGTCAATATTCACTTCCACAAAGGCAAGAATTTCTATCAATAACTCTCTTACATGTAAAACAAAATGACGAAGTTCGCCTTTGAGCTGGCGCGTCAGCATCTTAGCCGCGTCCACACTTTTGGTCTCGATCAGTGCGGCAATCGCTTCGGCTTCAGAGAGATCAATGCGTCCATTCAAAAAAGCACGTTTAGAAAATTCACCTGGATTGGCAAGTCGTGCCCCATGATGAAGCAATGTCTCTAAAACAATCCCCGCCACCACACTACCACCATGGCATTGAAACTCCACAACATCTTCAGCCGTAAAGCTATGTGGTGCTTTGAAGTAAATGACAATCGCTTGATCAATGGCATCATCCTGTGCGTCATGCAAAAACGTTAGGGTAGCAAGGCGAGGCTCAAAGTTTTTTTTATGGGAGAGTTTAAGCGCCAAAGCAAGGGCATTGGGTCCACTAACGCGAACAATCGCGATGGAACCAACCCCTGCACTGGTGGCAATAGCAGCAATCGTATCTATGCGTTTTTCCTATTAAAATCATTGACAACGATAAATTTACCGCCATCTTTACCTGATTTAATCCCAACGTATTTTTCAGGAAATTCACCACGTAACGCTTCAAGCGCGATCTTAATCAAAACACCATCTAAAATTTTGGTTTGCCCTTTGCCGCTGTTTCGAATACGCTCAATCACAGGAATAAGATATTTTTCGATCATCTCTTCTTGATTTTTCAAAAATTCGGCAATTTCAAGGCGAATATTTAGACCGTATTTAAGGTTAATCCAGTTGTAAAGCAAATACGAGAGCGCTTTATAACGATACCCCTCTTTGCCAATCAATAACGCAGCATCTTCACCGCTAAATTCGATTAAGATCGTATCGTCGTTGTATTTAGAAACACTAGGACTTTCCAGCGTAAAGCAGCTGTATTTAAAGAGATTCTTAATTTGTACACGCACTTCATCAATGACGTCATTGAGCTCACGCTTCTCATGGTGAAAATTTTGATCAATCGCTGTGGGTGCAATGGTATGTCTAGGCTCTTTAACAGGCATAGCTTTAGGCATTTCAACCTTTGGTTCCGCTTTGGGAGTCGCTACACTAGGGGTTTCTTTAGGAGGAAGTGGCTCTGAGCGTTTAGGCTCAGAAAATTCACTCTTAGGAAATTCCCTATTTTTATTCTTATTGCGTCTATTTTTTGGACGACGATTGCGATCTCTTCGCTGGTCATCATCACTGAGCGCCGTTTCGACCTCACCACTCTCTTCTTTACGTGGAGGTGCCACGAACTCTTTGCGTTCGCGCTCTTCTCTAAAAGGCTTAGAACCTTTACGCTGCACTTCGATAATGGCACTCTTTTTAAAAAGCCCAAGAAATCCGCTTGAGCCATTTTGAATAATATTAATCTCTAAATCGACGACCGAACAAGACAACTCACTCGCAGCTTTGGAGTAAGCTTCTTGAAGTGTTGCTGCTTCTACTTTGATCATTTTTCGACCTTTGGCTCTTCATGTTTTTTTGCGAAAAGTTTATTGACGTAAAACTGCTGTACGATAGATGCTAAATTGTTGGTAAACCAGTACAGGGTTAAACCTGCAGGGAAGGTTACAAAGAAGAAGGTAAAGATAAGGGGTAAAAACT
Above is a genomic segment from Sulfurospirillum halorespirans DSM 13726 containing:
- a CDS encoding EAL domain-containing protein; translation: MRQLNLSKRLFWIIAFCVLCANTLIVFFLYHQAENLAQMRAYSKAKTLQDYFTSMRYVYHQQFLESGIDLNDSTIGFLPAHASSHISEEFLKRSTQGIRINNVSDRPRNPINQADALETNAITYFNQNSDKNESIALIKEGDKEFFFFASPLRIQAYCLVCHGQKSEVLPYIANRYENAYGYKLNEVRGLTSIKIPKNILFDEVFSFFWKEVLFSSLVMFFLLVLMYIAIQELTKRDVEQKKELEGLVIERTKTLVQKSAELEKAYVHQKHLYSVLRTVADSNQILITTQTLEELLYETALCLFANDSFAHVKIALYENGALHVKESRGFDEEHEINAMEEAVFSNGGFRIITRASEDVPESCQETMRRHHVSEAYVTALKSDRFTLTALGVLSICTTIPEGFSSEERSMIEELAGDIGFAINSFMQKESILKLSYYDSLTHLANKALLIEQMRLCIATNKLNVLFGALLFMDLDNFKSINDLKGHETGDKLLVMMAQRLESYTKENNSIARFGGDEFALLLPNLGNVLEEAAKRAEAIALQILLATKEPFIIDGHPFYMTVSIGIGLFDGNESAEELLSHADSAMYTAKSDGRNTIRFFDPYIQKVMEEKSSMLQQLRDAIDSKQFLLYYQPQVDQNAHVIGVEALIRLKKATGELIPPGQFIPLCEESGLIVPLGQWILREAMMQVKRWEKDAQKSQWRVSINVSTKQFEREDFVHVVESVLNETAIEPSLIRLELTESLLIGDSAKALVKIEALKTLGVSLSVDDFGTGYSSLQYLKHLNVDELKIDQSFIRDFLTDRSDALIVETIISIGKNFNMEVIAEGVESEEQFERLKAMGCHYFQGYFFGKPTPPENLYM
- the nhaA gene encoding Na+/H+ antiporter NhaA; translated protein: MFSTIEEFIKKESSSGILLIAVTLLALLLQNSFLTDAYTHFLHTPVHISIGTFGIAKPLLLWVNDGLMAIFFFLIGLEVKREVLEGELSSKSQIALPAIAALGGMIVPALVFTFFNHTDAFSMNGWAIPTATDIAFALGILSLLGNRVPVSLKIFLMALAIIDDLGAIVIIALFYTSDLSFVSISIALGSIVILVGMNQLKVIKKAAYILVGIVLWISVLKSGVHATIAGVVLAFCIPLYSTTRKGEHFSMLKEMEHDLHYWVAFFILPLFAFVNAGVDLKDLAPSAIASDVSLGVILGLFLGKQVGVFGFSFLAIKLGLASLPTGSNFKQLYGVAILTGIGFTMSLFVNSLAYNDTDLFHYSDKLAILLGSFLSGIVGYFYLRSMPQKIQDTLS
- a CDS encoding Jag N-terminal domain-containing protein, coding for MIKVEAATLQEAYSKAASELSCSVVDLEINIIQNGSSGFLGLFKKSAIIEVQRKGSKPFREERERKEFVAPPRKEESGEVETALSDDDQRRDRNRRPKNRRNKNKNREFPKSEFSEPKRSEPLPPKETPSVATPKAEPKVEMPKAMPVKEPRHTIAPTAIDQNFHHEKRELNDVIDEVRVQIKNLFKYSCFTLESPSVSKYNDDTILIEFSGEDAALLIGKEGYRYKALSYLLYNWINLKYGLNIRLEIAEFLKNQEEMIEKYLIPVIERIRNSGKGQTKILDGVLIKIALEALRGEFPEKYVGIKSGKDGGKFIVVNDFNRKNA
- the secA gene encoding preprotein translocase subunit SecA codes for the protein MSNIVRKIFGTKNDRVIKEHQVRVKKINALEPTYEKMSDEALLEAFNALRVNVKAGTVTLDAILNDVFAMTREASKRTTGMRHFDVQMVGGLVLHGGDIAEMKTGEGKTLVATLPVVLNAMSGEGVHVVTVNDYLAKRDAADMARIYNFLGLSVGVVTNDLENDAKRKAQYDSDITYGTNNEFGFDYLRDNMRYSLDEKVQRSHNFVIVDEVDSILIDEARTPLIISGPANRTLDGYKIADGVAKQLTKETDFAIDEKNRTVLMTEDGISNAEKLFGVDNLYSLDNAVLSHHLDQALKARYLFTADVDYVVREGEIIIVDEFTGRLSEGRRFSEGLHQALEAKEGVMIKEESQTLADITFQNYFRLYKKLAGMTGTAQTEATEFAQIYNLEVISIPTNVPMRREDKNDLIYKTEREKFEAVIKDIKVCHEKGQPVLVGTASIEKSELLHALLKKEKVPHSVLNAKNHEKEAQIIKDAGVKGAVTIATNMAGRGVDIKLDDEIKALGGLYIIGTERHESRRIDNQLRGRSGRQGDNGKSRFYLSLEDNLLRIFGSDRIKAIMERLGIEEGEHIESKMVTRAVENAQKKVEALHFESRKHLLEYDDVANKQRKTIYNFRNELLNPTFDIDTKIKEIRFEFVTNLLFKAEIYEGIAQSEYNIERLISVLQDDLNETFEHSVLEGLDFDALRTFILESLEKIFDAKMSVVDATQRQEIERILYLQVLDNAWRAHLYQMDILKTGIGLRGYNQKDPLTEYKKESYNLFIELVEQIKFESFRTLHIVQLRDNKEEEEKRAMEEMIRRMEAANANATLQHQSPYADEEDEKDKKAARNEPCPCGSGKKYKQCCGKSGPKKGLLA
- a CDS encoding ABC transporter permease; the encoded protein is MQKNLSFYLVKKYLRFDKSQPFITVISLLAFFGVAIGLTVLMVAMAIMNGFDKEFEKKLFTMNYPLSIYSRSFSPLDQAQLNTLKEQFPKLLFSPYISTQVIIKKGNRLEGGMLFGVHFEQEAKINAIVAEAIQGKTLDKYDLITGSEIAKTHQFSPDEKATLIFTKNDPGGMSLIPKMKRFNYQGSFRSGLMAYDKAYMYTTLESLAQVMQYDEGHFDGVHIYSDNPLVDIEKIRKVLPDDLGIVGWWQMNGNFFAALALEKRALFIVLMLIILIASLNIISSLLMTVMNRRKEIALLLSLGAYKKEIKNTFFYLGLVIGGGGMVFGILLGSLALFVLGSFDIISLPADVYGTARLPLDLSLLDFILTVVGTSVIVALSSYYPAYKATQINVLDTLRNE
- the lolA gene encoding LolA-like outer membrane lipoprotein chaperone; translation: MRFFGMFLFLTTLLFAKIEHFKTIQSDFTQKVTNDQNKTIVYEGTFYATNDKKALWIYEKPVSKKIYFNNTRVLIIEPELEQVIITTLENTPNIAQLLQEAKEVTPNRYITHYQETTYTIHTQKEQIEKVSYRDKLDNAVEILFTNQSTNLFLDEELFRAEIPRGYDIVRE
- the mnmE gene encoding tRNA uridine-5-carboxymethylaminomethyl(34) synthesis GTPase MnmE, encoding MDTIAAIATSAGVGSIAIVRVSGPNALALALKLSHKKNFEPRLATLTFLHDAQDDAIDQAIVIYFKAPHSFTAEDVVEFQCHGGSVVAGIVLETLLHHGARLANPGEFSKRAFLNGRIDLSEAEAIAALIETKSVDAAKMLTRQLKGELRHFVLHVRELLIEILAFVEVNIDYAEEDLPLDMIEKIKVKLDTLAKELFKTYESSQRRQGLMQGFKIAIVGKPNVGKSSLLNTLLSYDRAIISDIAGTTRDTIEEELRIGSHLVRIVDTAGIRQAHDTIEKIGIERSIAAIEEAEIVIALFDNSTPYDHEDETMLALLQTYSASKQIVMVLNKIDLPNHFETSHLNGDFIALSCQNDSYELTQKLQTILDQTTVEDSLMLTSTRQIDAVKNTHENVQSSYTLLGEGELELFAFHINAAIQHISSITTAFDRDEILEKMFSNFCLGK